From one Mytilus trossulus isolate FHL-02 chromosome 10, PNRI_Mtr1.1.1.hap1, whole genome shotgun sequence genomic stretch:
- the LOC134686341 gene encoding uncharacterized protein LOC134686341 yields MAVRHLTIAGICLVFIIHYVYTASVVTTTTAANHHTTTKRHHHHHVHVTHSSEKIEKDHLYFHYDSYSIEKLLVVKQHTTCYAYPLSSVEIQNIHKPATIFGLEAHVLHQIQIDAYYNWTHDDISVRSTYYTKFCPQDGHVFRVHRL; encoded by the exons ATGGCTGTGAGACACTTAACAATAGCGGGCATCTGTCTCGTATTCATCATTCATTAT GTATATACTGCAAGTGTAGTAACTACAACCACAGCTGCCAATCATCATACAACCACCAAACGTCATCACCATCACCATGTACATGTAACCCATAGTTCGGAAAAGATAGAAAAGGACCACTTATATTTCCATTACGACAGCTATTCCATTGAG AAACTATTGGTAGTAAAGCAACACACTACCTGTTATGCATACCCACTGTCTTCGGTGGAAATACAAAATATCCACAAACCAGCGACAATTTTTGGATTGGAG GCTCATGTGCTTCATCAGATACAAATAGATGCTTACTATAACTGGACTCACGACGATATTTCAGTCAGAAGTACTTATTACACTAAATTCTGTCCACAAGATGGCCACGTCTTCAGAGTACATCGGCTGTGA
- the LOC134686340 gene encoding uncharacterized protein LOC134686340 — protein sequence MAVRHLTIAGICLIFIIHYVYTASVVTTTPAATHHTTTKRHHHHGHHPTHSSEKIENDHITFHYDGYSIEKLLVAKQNTVCYAYPLSSVEIQNIHKTATIFGLEAHVLHQIQVDAYYNWTHDDISVRSTYYTKFCPHDGHVYRVHRL from the exons ATGGCTGTGAGACACTTAACAATAGCAGGAATCTGTCtgatatttatcattcattat GTATATACTGCAAGCGTAGTGACTACAACCCCAGCTGCCACCCATCATACAACCACCAAACGTCATCATCATCATGGCCACCATCCGACTCATAGTTCAGAAAAGATAGAAAATGACCACATAACTTTCCATTACGACGGCTATTCCATTGAG AAACTATTGGTGGCAAAGCAAAATACTGTTTGTTATGCGTATCCACTGTCCTCGGtggaaatacaaaatattcataaaacagCGACAATTTTCGGATTGGAG GCTCATGTCCTCCATCAGATACAAGTAGATGCTTACTATAACTGGACCCACGACGACATTTCAGTCAGAAGTACTTATTACACGAAATTCTGTCCACATGATGGCCACGTCTACAGAGTACATCGTCTGTGA